In candidate division KSB1 bacterium, the following proteins share a genomic window:
- a CDS encoding response regulator, giving the protein METLKKKVLVVDDDEVIRDLLINFLKFSGYEGIGAGNGQAALDLVMVEPPDMIITDIHMPFMNGFQLLRAVKRLNPELPVVFITGFAHFRRFFADKTARADGFLEKPFSLEAIDSLVKKFL; this is encoded by the coding sequence ATGGAAACACTGAAAAAGAAAGTCCTGGTCGTCGATGACGACGAAGTAATCCGCGACCTCCTGATTAACTTCCTCAAGTTCTCAGGATACGAGGGCATCGGAGCGGGAAACGGGCAGGCCGCCCTCGATCTGGTCATGGTCGAACCCCCCGACATGATCATCACGGACATCCACATGCCGTTCATGAATGGATTCCAGCTCTTGCGGGCCGTGAAACGGCTGAACCCGGAACTCCCCGTCGTTTTTATTACCGGGTTCGCCCACTTCCGCCGCTTCTTCGCCGACAAGACCGCGCGCGCCGACGGCTTCCTCGAAAAACCGTTCTCGCTCGAAGCGATCGACAGCCTCGTGAAGAAGTTCCTCTAA
- a CDS encoding response regulator, whose translation MMERPELLIIDDEEPIHQVLQAYLTEIGFAAHSAHDGSSGLKMLERNPGIQIVLTDIRIPGIDGLDVLREVKLRDPKTRVILMTAFSDKNLAIQALRLGADDFLEKPLRLEDLGRVLQRARTTERLESISERWRTILDHLPFGFVWCRPNGVVEGVTPTAQVLLGRGAVHLIGHELWSGRGLAEAKRLFADHDGAEQGREFEINGRWIAMQRVDATDETGVPSQLIVLTDASEQRSLTQEINQLTREFEARVEERTRSLSAELDFSQRLLDAAGVLVAYLDPDGRLVRFNKFGQELLGMNRAQAERFFLAYENAPDSPLSAVFDPRREDELSGIIAELPVAGGKQRLVAWTTRQLPSLAGMGGRLVVGIDVTEQKQLESQLQNYNSLLQNMVESRAKELRLKDAQLIHTARLASLGEIAAGIAHEMKQPLNVISITADLIKLLQKNGTLNDQLLVSNLEKIRRTVDRMATTINHLRGFTRIDAANFKLIRPVEAFDGALSIVGEQIKLDAIDILKSIPDDLPAFPGELNQIEQVLVNFLQNARDAIEDRARGEDSPAAAAASPRTITLGGGASSDRSEVYLEVTDTGTGMSEEVQQRLFEPFFTTKDTERGTGLGLSISMNIVQSHGGVIEVESESGKGSTFRVVLPAAKPMD comes from the coding sequence ATGATGGAACGACCAGAACTCCTGATTATCGACGACGAAGAACCTATCCATCAGGTGCTGCAAGCCTACCTGACCGAGATCGGATTCGCCGCGCACTCCGCGCATGACGGAAGCTCGGGACTCAAAATGCTCGAGCGAAACCCCGGCATCCAAATCGTCCTCACCGATATCCGAATCCCCGGAATCGATGGACTCGATGTCTTGCGTGAAGTAAAACTGCGCGATCCGAAAACTCGCGTCATTTTGATGACGGCGTTCAGCGACAAGAACCTCGCGATTCAGGCCCTGCGACTCGGCGCCGATGACTTCCTCGAAAAACCGCTGCGGCTGGAGGACCTCGGGCGCGTCCTGCAACGGGCGCGCACCACCGAGCGCCTGGAATCGATCTCCGAACGCTGGCGAACGATCCTCGATCACCTCCCCTTCGGCTTCGTCTGGTGCCGGCCAAACGGCGTCGTCGAAGGCGTGACGCCCACCGCGCAGGTGCTGCTGGGGCGCGGCGCCGTTCACCTGATCGGACACGAACTTTGGTCGGGACGCGGGCTGGCGGAGGCCAAACGGCTGTTCGCGGACCACGACGGCGCCGAGCAGGGCCGCGAATTCGAGATCAATGGCCGCTGGATTGCCATGCAGCGCGTCGATGCCACCGACGAAACCGGCGTGCCGTCCCAATTGATCGTTCTGACCGACGCCAGCGAACAGCGCTCCCTCACCCAGGAAATCAATCAGCTTACGCGCGAATTCGAAGCGCGTGTCGAAGAACGCACGCGAAGCCTGAGCGCCGAATTGGACTTCTCCCAGCGCCTGCTGGATGCGGCCGGCGTGCTGGTAGCGTACCTGGATCCCGATGGCAGGCTCGTGCGCTTCAATAAATTCGGGCAGGAACTGCTCGGCATGAACCGGGCCCAAGCCGAACGCTTCTTTCTGGCCTATGAAAACGCCCCGGACTCGCCGCTCAGCGCCGTCTTTGATCCGCGCCGCGAAGATGAACTGTCCGGCATCATCGCCGAATTGCCCGTGGCCGGCGGCAAACAGCGACTCGTCGCCTGGACTACCCGACAACTGCCCAGTCTCGCCGGCATGGGCGGCAGACTCGTGGTCGGCATTGATGTCACCGAACAAAAGCAACTCGAGTCGCAATTGCAAAATTACAACTCGCTGCTGCAAAATATGGTCGAATCGCGCGCCAAGGAACTGCGGCTCAAAGATGCGCAGCTCATCCATACCGCGCGGCTCGCCTCGCTCGGAGAAATCGCCGCCGGGATTGCCCACGAAATGAAACAGCCGCTGAATGTGATTTCAATCACCGCGGACCTGATCAAACTGCTCCAGAAAAACGGCACGCTGAACGACCAGCTGCTCGTCTCCAATCTGGAAAAAATCCGCCGCACGGTGGACCGCATGGCTACCACCATCAATCACCTGCGCGGGTTTACCCGCATCGATGCGGCGAACTTCAAACTCATCCGGCCTGTCGAAGCCTTCGACGGCGCGCTCTCCATCGTTGGCGAGCAGATTAAACTCGATGCCATCGATATCCTGAAGTCGATCCCCGACGACTTGCCGGCGTTCCCCGGCGAACTCAACCAGATCGAGCAGGTGCTCGTTAATTTCTTGCAGAATGCCCGCGACGCCATCGAAGATCGCGCACGCGGCGAAGATTCGCCCGCGGCCGCCGCGGCCTCGCCCCGCACCATCACCCTCGGCGGCGGCGCGTCCTCCGATCGCTCCGAAGTCTATCTCGAAGTCACCGACACCGGGACCGGGATGAGCGAAGAAGTGCAGCAACGATTATTTGAACCGTTCTTCACAACCAAGGACACCGAACGCGGGACCGGCTTGGGACTCTCCATCAGCATGAATATCGTCCAGTCCCACGGCGGCGTAATTGAAGTCGAAAGCGAATCGGGCAAGGGCAGCACATTCCGGGTGGTATTGCCGGCGGCGAAACCGATGGATTAA
- a CDS encoding phosphatase PAP2 family protein codes for MNGEVSGFLQWDRSTFEALNQWFSGSFFDALMPLLSDFYIWAIPVAIVWLWFFVRADRRGRIIALCAFLVIAATDQLAASVIKPYVQRQRPCNVIPATRLYLDGNWQTTDKFGLTTYKTSYSFPSNHAANIAGQAMYWSYFYPHLTPVFMFAAAVVGWSRIYMGLHYPSDVLVGYLLGAIIALIFAYPLRVWVLPDE; via the coding sequence GTGAACGGTGAAGTGTCCGGGTTCCTGCAATGGGACCGCAGTACGTTTGAAGCCCTGAACCAGTGGTTCTCCGGCTCGTTCTTCGACGCGCTGATGCCGCTGCTCTCTGATTTCTATATCTGGGCCATCCCGGTGGCCATCGTCTGGCTCTGGTTTTTCGTGCGCGCGGATCGCCGCGGCCGGATCATCGCGTTGTGCGCCTTTCTCGTTATCGCGGCGACGGATCAACTCGCCGCTTCCGTGATCAAACCGTACGTGCAGCGCCAGCGTCCATGCAACGTCATTCCGGCCACCCGGCTCTATCTCGACGGCAACTGGCAAACCACGGACAAGTTCGGACTTACAACCTACAAGACTTCGTATAGCTTTCCCTCGAACCACGCCGCGAACATCGCGGGGCAGGCGATGTACTGGAGCTATTTCTATCCGCATCTGACCCCCGTATTCATGTTTGCCGCCGCGGTCGTCGGCTGGAGTCGAATCTACATGGGGCTGCACTACCCCAGTGACGTGCTGGTGGGATATCTGCTCGGAGCCATCATTGCACTCATCTTCGCCTACCCGTTGCGAGTCTGGGTCCTGCCCGACGAGTGA